A single window of Synechococcus sp. C9 DNA harbors:
- a CDS encoding energy transducer TonB encodes MVSMWRWRRRQAANLWLYLVLSLLFHGAAVLALHWADPPLELTKTEEPPPIEIVDAPKAELDDTPPPDTPNRAARNTVAQGTVRPDSPRNLETTQRATASSDSQTTPQAESSPEPLPSPVAQTQPQPAPNPVAQAESQPQPSPEPIPSPVAQAEPQPQPSPVASPEPQPKPQPQPSPIVQATPEPTPSPIVPPKPQPQPLARLLPPIPQPAPPAVSRPNPQPPTNPTPPQVAAAPTPPKGNASLLGGTLSKDARQAQLDQEANTTRNAPGPTQLAARQEVDLGPYLANLRRRVQERWNPHTPDQQRQAVIGFTINRDGQISNMRVLQTSGNAQTDTETILAIQRAAPFGALPEQYPHNKLEIEFTFNIYVNNSVIQTPRSWYGF; translated from the coding sequence ATGGTTTCTATGTGGCGATGGCGGCGGCGACAAGCGGCTAATTTGTGGCTCTACCTCGTGCTTTCCCTCTTGTTTCACGGGGCGGCAGTTCTTGCCCTCCACTGGGCTGACCCACCTTTAGAACTCACCAAAACCGAGGAGCCACCCCCGATTGAAATTGTGGATGCGCCCAAGGCGGAACTGGATGATACCCCACCCCCGGACACCCCTAACCGTGCCGCTCGCAATACGGTAGCCCAGGGAACGGTGCGCCCCGATAGCCCCCGCAATCTGGAAACCACCCAACGGGCAACGGCGAGTTCTGATTCCCAAACTACTCCCCAAGCAGAATCCTCGCCCGAACCCCTGCCCAGCCCGGTGGCACAAACGCAACCTCAACCCGCACCCAACCCGGTAGCGCAAGCGGAATCTCAACCCCAACCGTCTCCAGAACCCATTCCCAGCCCAGTCGCCCAGGCGGAACCCCAGCCCCAACCTAGCCCCGTTGCCTCCCCGGAGCCGCAACCTAAGCCCCAACCCCAACCTAGCCCCATTGTTCAGGCGACCCCCGAACCCACTCCCAGCCCGATTGTACCACCGAAACCCCAGCCCCAACCCCTAGCACGGTTACTCCCGCCCATTCCCCAACCCGCACCCCCTGCGGTCAGCCGTCCGAACCCCCAACCCCCTACCAATCCCACCCCGCCCCAGGTCGCCGCCGCCCCCACCCCACCCAAGGGAAATGCGTCTCTTTTGGGGGGCACCCTCAGCAAAGATGCCCGCCAAGCCCAGTTAGACCAGGAAGCCAATACCACCCGCAACGCCCCTGGCCCCACCCAATTGGCGGCTCGGCAGGAGGTGGATTTAGGTCCCTATCTTGCCAACCTCCGGCGGCGGGTGCAGGAACGCTGGAACCCCCACACCCCGGATCAACAGCGGCAAGCGGTCATCGGCTTTACCATCAACCGGGATGGGCAAATTTCCAATATGCGGGTTCTGCAAACCTCTGGGAATGCCCAAACCGACACGGAAACCATCCTGGCAATTCAACGGGCGGCTCCCTTTGGTGCCCTACCGGAGCAATATCCCCACAACAAACTGGAAATCGAATTTACCTTTAACATTTACGTCAATAATTCTGTGATTCAGACCCCCCGCAGTTGGTATGGTTTTTAA
- a CDS encoding ABC transporter ATP-binding protein: MQYSQKFGRPGGDWQLLKHLGRYAFRYRQLLFLSFILLLPLAFASAIQPVLIGQAISLVRQEPVPEFLQRLSLSQGLRLIAMLLLVTVVLRLSLQGMQSYLIQKVGQNITADIRQNLFDHVLALPMTYFDRTPVGKLITRLTSDVEALGDVFATGAVGILIDMFTIVAIAVIMFIQQWLLALVLLALLIPVTGLITYFQAQFRKANYQSREELSRLNTLIQENIQGINVVQIFGRERYNAYLFRKVNQRYNREVDKTIFHDSAISATLEWIALVATAAVLMVGGWLVLGDNLTFGVLASFILFAQRLFDPLRELAEKFTLIQSGLTAVERIQEILSQPVTIRDPQTPLMLPTQGGGEIRFEQVAFAYQPGEWAVKNLDFVISPGEKVALVGPTGAGKSSVIRLLCRLYEPNQGRILIDGVDIRHLAQADLRRYVGVILQNPFLFSGDIYSNIVLGESYTFDEVEAIARQLNLHEFITHLPQGYHTPVRQRGSNLSTGQKQLIAFARVAIRQPRILVLDEATASLDVGTEAVIQTALQRLWQNRTVVMIAHRLATIRQVDRILVLKSGQVIEMGSHQELLNQGGLYAHLHRLQFAGLGVS, translated from the coding sequence GTGCAATACTCGCAGAAGTTTGGTCGTCCTGGGGGAGATTGGCAATTACTCAAACATTTGGGGCGTTATGCGTTTCGTTACCGCCAATTGCTATTCCTGTCTTTTATTTTACTCTTGCCCTTAGCCTTTGCCAGTGCCATTCAACCGGTTTTGATTGGACAGGCGATTTCCTTGGTTCGGCAAGAACCGGTGCCGGAATTTTTACAGCGGCTTTCCCTTTCCCAGGGGTTACGATTAATCGCTATGTTGTTATTAGTCACGGTGGTGTTGCGCCTGAGTTTGCAGGGGATGCAAAGCTATCTAATTCAAAAGGTGGGACAAAATATTACGGCAGACATTCGTCAGAATTTATTTGACCATGTGCTGGCACTGCCCATGACCTATTTTGACCGCACGCCGGTGGGGAAATTGATCACCCGTTTGACCAGCGATGTGGAAGCCCTTGGGGATGTATTTGCGACGGGGGCGGTGGGGATTTTGATTGATATGTTTACCATCGTTGCTATCGCCGTCATTATGTTTATACAGCAGTGGTTACTGGCTTTGGTGTTGTTGGCTTTGCTGATTCCAGTGACGGGATTAATTACCTATTTTCAAGCCCAATTTCGCAAGGCAAATTACCAATCCCGGGAGGAATTATCCCGCCTCAATACCCTGATTCAAGAGAATATTCAAGGGATAAACGTTGTCCAGATTTTTGGGCGGGAGCGGTACAACGCCTATCTATTTCGCAAGGTGAATCAACGGTACAATCGGGAGGTGGATAAAACCATTTTTCATGACTCGGCAATTTCCGCGACTTTAGAGTGGATTGCTCTGGTAGCGACGGCAGCGGTATTGATGGTTGGGGGATGGTTGGTGTTGGGGGATAATTTAACGTTTGGGGTGTTGGCGAGTTTTATTCTTTTTGCCCAGCGATTGTTTGACCCCCTGCGGGAATTGGCGGAGAAATTTACCCTGATTCAATCGGGGTTGACGGCGGTGGAACGGATTCAGGAAATTCTCTCCCAACCCGTGACCATTCGTGACCCACAGACACCGTTAATGTTACCGACACAAGGGGGCGGGGAAATTCGGTTTGAGCAGGTTGCTTTTGCGTATCAACCGGGGGAATGGGCGGTCAAAAATTTGGATTTTGTGATTTCACCGGGGGAAAAAGTGGCACTGGTGGGACCCACCGGAGCGGGGAAAAGTTCGGTGATTCGTCTGCTCTGTCGTTTGTATGAACCAAACCAGGGGCGAATTTTGATTGATGGCGTGGATATTCGACATTTGGCACAGGCGGATCTGCGTCGGTATGTGGGGGTAATTTTGCAGAACCCGTTTTTGTTTAGCGGGGATATTTACAGCAATATTGTCCTGGGAGAATCCTATACCTTTGATGAAGTGGAAGCCATTGCTCGCCAGTTAAATTTACATGAATTCATCACCCATTTACCCCAGGGATACCATACGCCGGTGCGGCAACGGGGAAGCAATTTATCCACAGGGCAAAAACAGTTGATTGCCTTCGCCCGGGTGGCAATTCGGCAACCCCGGATTTTGGTTTTGGATGAGGCAACCGCCAGCTTGGATGTGGGCACGGAAGCGGTGATCCAAACGGCTTTGCAACGGCTATGGCAGAATCGCACGGTGGTGATGATTGCCCATCGTTTAGCCACCATTCGCCAGGTGGATCGGATTTTGGTGTTGAAATCGGGTCAGGTGATTGAAATGGGTTCCCATCAGGAATTGCTGAACCAGGGGGGGCTTTATGCCCATTTGCATCGCCTGCAATTTGCCGGGTTGGGGGTGAGTTAA
- a CDS encoding YlqD family protein yields the protein MAGMTELMLKRSVNIKVIVTPRWKEETLQILQSQINQIDARTQQIDVQVQRAMTELKKQPASPQVTEQISSIQFQANDEKSKLLDQKNQILTQLTQVQTLEMEQEVNQGQLDGYFTVKVGENLIEKMQVEVVIRDGVVQELRGVI from the coding sequence ATGGCAGGCATGACAGAATTGATGCTCAAACGGTCGGTGAATATCAAGGTCATTGTGACCCCCCGTTGGAAGGAAGAAACCCTGCAAATTTTGCAGTCCCAAATTAATCAAATTGATGCCCGCACCCAACAGATTGACGTGCAGGTACAACGGGCAATGACGGAACTCAAAAAACAACCGGCTAGCCCCCAGGTGACGGAGCAGATTAGCTCGATCCAATTTCAAGCCAATGATGAAAAAAGCAAACTCCTGGATCAAAAAAATCAAATTCTCACCCAACTCACCCAGGTGCAAACCCTGGAGATGGAACAGGAGGTGAATCAGGGGCAATTGGATGGCTATTTCACCGTTAAGGTGGGGGAAAATTTGATCGAAAAAATGCAGGTGGAGGTGGTGATCCGGGACGGGGTGGTGCAGGAACTGCGGGGGGTTATTTAA
- a CDS encoding S-layer homology domain-containing protein produces the protein MAKSWHSDQPQCGSPEPTITISMKRALAGNLGILLSLTLTACQGSGLERSLAPDPKLTSPSPTLPAKPSPTPTPTDTPNPEVVADPEPSPTPVVVANLTAVPTALQPLVQEVLNLGVIPASEVQLEQPVTRRQFARWLMAVQQRLYQDQIERQVRPATPGSPPVFTDVPRSDPDFPAIQGLAEAGIIPSRLTSPTAPTRFQPDQPLTRAALITWKVSLDVPGTLPTATVADVAKTWGFQDSATLDPLALAALSADYGHEPSTVRRVWGRTRLFLPQRMVSQAQALAALWSLGNGDTLVTAREALK, from the coding sequence ATGGCAAAATCTTGGCACAGTGATCAACCCCAATGCGGTTCCCCGGAACCAACCATCACAATTAGCATGAAACGTGCTTTAGCAGGCAATTTAGGAATATTACTATCCCTCACCCTCACTGCTTGCCAGGGGAGTGGACTAGAACGTTCCCTCGCCCCCGACCCGAAACTCACTTCCCCCAGCCCCACCCTCCCGGCGAAACCCAGCCCCACCCCTACACCTACGGATACACCAAACCCGGAGGTGGTCGCTGACCCGGAACCCAGCCCGACACCGGTGGTAGTTGCCAATCTCACTGCTGTGCCAACCGCTTTGCAACCCCTGGTACAGGAGGTGTTGAATTTAGGGGTGATTCCCGCCAGCGAGGTGCAATTGGAACAACCCGTGACCCGCCGCCAGTTTGCCCGGTGGTTGATGGCGGTGCAACAACGGCTTTACCAAGACCAGATCGAACGGCAGGTGCGACCCGCTACCCCCGGCAGTCCCCCCGTATTTACGGATGTGCCCCGTTCTGACCCGGATTTCCCCGCCATCCAGGGTTTGGCAGAAGCGGGCATTATCCCCAGCCGGTTGACCAGCCCCACCGCCCCCACCCGGTTTCAGCCCGACCAACCCCTCACCCGTGCCGCCCTGATTACCTGGAAAGTGTCCCTGGATGTCCCCGGCACCCTACCCACAGCCACCGTGGCGGACGTGGCGAAAACCTGGGGGTTTCAGGATTCAGCGACCCTTGACCCCCTGGCGTTGGCGGCATTGAGTGCCGATTACGGTCATGAACCCAGCACGGTTCGGCGGGTATGGGGACGCACCCGTTTGTTTTTGCCCCAAAGGATGGTCAGTCAAGCCCAAGCCCTCGCCGCCCTCTGGTCTTTGGGGAACGGGGATACGTTGGTCACCGCCCGGGAAGCTCTTAAATAA
- a CDS encoding type II toxin-antitoxin system HicB family antitoxin, which translates to MLEPGEGGYFIAHVPMLKSCWSQGKTREEALDNICEAIDLYLEPEAIELV; encoded by the coding sequence ATGCTTGAACCCGGAGAAGGTGGCTATTTTATTGCCCATGTACCGATGCTCAAAAGTTGCTGGTCTCAGGGCAAAACCAGGGAAGAAGCCTTAGATAATATCTGCGAAGCCATTGATTTATATTTAGAGCCAGAAGCCATTGAATTGGTGTAA
- a CDS encoding vitamin K epoxide reductase family protein, whose amino-acid sequence MSKLLNRRRSAPWWQRHSRPMMGILAGIGAIETAYITITHWLGGNVVCPTTGCEQVLKSEYAQLFGIPLSLVGFGFYLAVAVVAVVLAPRQDKEQDFPWAWALFALTTAMLVSSGYFVYLMAVKIGAWCVYCITSAILSVCLWFLATFGRAWRDVGQLFTTALVVVLVALLGILAAYNGVDASAQAGSSSTQTGQGLQSPPPVTTRSGSAELALVEHLNKVGAREFGAYWCPHCHQQKQLFGQEASKKINYVECDPKGVNSQTQLCVQVGIKGYPTWEINGKLYPGVKTLDQLADLTNYQGPRNFINQVVKSQ is encoded by the coding sequence ATGAGCAAATTACTCAACCGTCGCCGTAGCGCCCCCTGGTGGCAACGCCATTCTCGCCCGATGATGGGCATCCTCGCCGGGATTGGGGCGATTGAAACCGCTTACATTACCATTACCCACTGGCTGGGGGGGAATGTGGTTTGCCCGACTACCGGCTGCGAACAGGTATTGAAGAGTGAGTACGCCCAGCTATTTGGCATCCCCCTGTCCCTGGTGGGGTTTGGGTTTTATCTGGCGGTGGCGGTAGTGGCGGTGGTTTTGGCTCCTCGGCAGGACAAAGAGCAGGATTTCCCCTGGGCATGGGCGTTATTTGCCCTGACGACGGCGATGCTGGTCTCCAGTGGTTATTTCGTCTATTTAATGGCGGTAAAAATTGGTGCCTGGTGTGTGTATTGCATTACTTCGGCGATTTTAAGCGTGTGCCTGTGGTTTTTGGCGACCTTTGGGCGGGCGTGGCGGGATGTGGGGCAATTATTCACCACGGCTTTGGTGGTGGTTTTGGTAGCGCTGTTGGGCATTTTGGCGGCGTATAACGGGGTGGATGCTTCAGCGCAGGCGGGCAGTTCCAGCACACAAACGGGGCAGGGGTTGCAATCGCCGCCCCCGGTGACCACCCGTTCCGGTTCAGCGGAATTGGCTTTGGTGGAGCATTTGAACAAGGTGGGTGCCCGGGAGTTTGGTGCCTATTGGTGTCCCCATTGCCATCAGCAAAAGCAATTGTTTGGGCAAGAGGCGAGTAAGAAAATTAACTACGTTGAATGCGATCCCAAGGGGGTGAATAGCCAAACCCAGTTATGTGTGCAAGTGGGAATTAAGGGCTATCCCACCTGGGAAATCAATGGCAAACTTTATCCCGGGGTGAAAACCTTGGATCAGTTGGCGGATTTGACCAATTACCAAGGTCCCAGAAATTTCATCAACCAGGTGGTGAAGTCCCAGTAG
- the btpA gene encoding photosystem I biogenesis protein BtpA: MDLMRVFGTTHPVIGVVHLLPLPTSPRWGGSLAAVMERAEQEASALATGGVDGIIIENFFDAPFTQHQVDPAVVSAMSLIAQRVRALVDVPLGINVLRNDALSALAIAQNVGAHFIRVNVLTGVMATDQGLIEGCAHRLLRYRRELDSGVKIFADVLVKHARPLGTPNLTTAVQETIQRGLADAVILSGWATGHPPTREDLELARAAAGHVPVLVGSGANADNVAHLLTAADGVIVASSLKRKGQIEQPIDPQRVSHFVQAVRRALEPETSDLSPGYASPYPNESPAHSYEQITQPSP, encoded by the coding sequence ATGGATTTAATGCGGGTTTTTGGCACGACCCATCCGGTGATCGGGGTGGTTCATCTCCTTCCATTGCCCACATCACCCCGGTGGGGAGGGAGTTTGGCGGCGGTGATGGAGCGGGCGGAGCAGGAAGCCAGTGCTTTGGCAACCGGGGGCGTGGATGGGATCATTATTGAAAATTTTTTTGATGCCCCCTTTACCCAGCATCAGGTCGATCCAGCGGTGGTCAGTGCCATGAGCTTGATTGCCCAGCGGGTGCGGGCGTTGGTGGATGTGCCCCTGGGGATTAATGTTCTGCGAAATGATGCCCTGAGTGCCCTGGCGATTGCTCAGAATGTGGGGGCGCACTTTATCCGGGTGAATGTGCTGACGGGGGTGATGGCGACGGATCAGGGGTTGATCGAGGGGTGTGCCCATCGCCTCCTACGCTACCGGCGGGAGTTGGACAGTGGGGTAAAAATTTTTGCCGATGTGCTAGTCAAACACGCCCGTCCCCTGGGTACGCCGAATTTAACCACAGCGGTTCAGGAAACGATCCAGCGGGGTTTAGCCGATGCAGTAATTTTATCCGGTTGGGCGACGGGGCATCCCCCCACCCGGGAGGATTTGGAACTGGCACGGGCGGCGGCGGGTCATGTGCCGGTCTTGGTGGGGAGTGGAGCCAATGCGGACAATGTGGCACACTTATTAACAGCCGCCGATGGGGTGATTGTCGCCAGTTCATTGAAGCGCAAAGGTCAAATTGAACAGCCGATTGACCCCCAACGGGTGAGCCATTTTGTGCAAGCCGTACGCCGTGCCCTGGAACCAGAGACCAGCGATCTGAGTCCTGGGTATGCAAGTCCCTATCCCAATGAATCTCCCGCCCACTCCTATGAGCAAATTACTCAACCGTCGCCGTAG